The following proteins are encoded in a genomic region of Glycine max cultivar Williams 82 chromosome 18, Glycine_max_v4.0, whole genome shotgun sequence:
- the LOC100798292 gene encoding laccase-7, with amino-acid sequence MKLFMFLLAWAFALLGSSLASAAIVEYTFKVQTTTVNRLCNKRVIVTVNGQFPGPNINVSEGDTVVVHLLNEGPYNITIHWHGVLQLFTAWADGPEYVTQCPISPGNNYTYTFNATRQEGTLWWHAHASVLRATVHGAFIIQPRSGRFPFPKPYKQVPIILGDWYDANNVVDIETQALATGGSPNISSAFTINGLPGDLFSCSQNQKFTMSVTQGKTYMLRMINAALNNHLFFKIANHTFTVVAMDAAYTDHYVTNIIVIAPGQTIDALFTADQPLGSYYMAASPYIVGVPVFDNTTTRGVVVYDNAPPSSSQPLMPTLPPFGDTETAHKFYSNITGKVGAPHWIPVPTTVDEHMFITIGLNLALCDPNNANNATCQGPFGHRFSSSMNNESFVLPIGRGFSMLEAFFKNVSGVYTADFPDNPPVTFDFANPSISFDPNLLFAPKSTKVKKLKFNSTVEVVFQNTAILGVQNHPMHVHGFSFHVLAQGFGNFNSTTDSTKFNLVNPQLRNTIAVPVGGWAVIRFQANNPGVWFVHCHIEDHVPWGLNMAFEVENGPTSSTSLPPPPSDLPKC; translated from the exons ATGAAGCTTTTCATGTTTTTGCTAGCATGGGCTTTCGCTCTTCTGGGTTCTTCCTTGGCTTCAGCTGCTATAGTGGAATACACTTTCAAA GTTCAAACCACAACAGTCAACCGCTTGTGCAATAAGCGAGTGATTGTGACAGTTAATGGACAATTCCCTGGCCCAAATATAAATGTCAGCGAAGGTGACACTGTGGTTGTCCATCTATTGAACGAGGGACCCTACAATATCACCATTCATTG GCATGGAGTTCTTCAGCTATTTACTGCTTGGGCAGATGGTCCTGAATATGTAACTCAATGCCCAATCAGTCCAGGAAATAATTATACCTATACCTTCAATGCGACACGACAAGAAGGAACCTTATGGTGGCATGCTCATGCATCTGTTTTGCGTGCCACGGTTCACGGTGCCTTCATCATTCAACCTCGTTCGGGACGATTTCCGTTTCCTAAACCCTACAAGCAAGTTCCTATTATATTAG GTGATTGGTATGATGCTAATAATGTTGTGGATATTGAGACCCAAGCACTTGCCACCGGTGGTTCTCCAAATATATCTAGTGCCTTCACGATCAACGGCTTGCCTGGTGATCTCTTTAGTTGTTCTCAAAATC AGAAATTCACAATGAGTGTGACACAAGGAAAGACCTACATGCTACGAATGATCAATGCTGCACTCAATAACCATCTTTTCTTCAAGATAGCAAATCACACTTTCACAGTTGTTGCCATGGATGCTGCATACACTGACCACTATGTCACCAACATCATTGTTATTGCCCCTGGCCAAACCATTGATGCACTATTCACAGCAGACCAACCCTTAGGTTCATACTATATGGCTGCATCTCCTTACATCGTTGGTGTTCCTGTCTTTGACAACACGACAACACGTGGCGTCGTCGTTTACGACAATGCACCACCATCATCGTCACAACCCTTGATGCCAACCCTACCACCCTTCGGCGACACAGAAACTGCTCACAAATTCTACAGCAACATAACTGGCAAGGTGGGGGCACCACACTGGATTCCTGTCCCAACCACGGTGGATGAACACATGTTCATTACTATTGGATTGAATCTAGCATTGTGTGACCCTAACAATGCCAACAATGCCACGTGTCAGGGTCCATTTGGCCATAGGTTTTCTTCTAGCATGAACAATGAGTCCTTTGTGCTCCCAATTGGGAGAGGGTTCTCTATGTTGGAAGCATTCTTTAAGAATGTGAGCGGAGTGTACACTGCTGATTTCCCTGACAACCCTCCGGTTACGTTTGACTTCGCAAATCCCAGCATTAGTTTTGATCCTAACCTTTTGTTTGCgccaaaatcaaccaaggtgaAGAAACTCAAGTTCAATTCAACCGTGGAGGTTGTGTTTCAGAATACAGCGATTCTTGGTGTGCAGAACCATCCCATGCACGTTCATGGTTTTAGTTTCCATGTTTTGGCTCAGGGGTTTGGGAATTTCAATTCCACCACGGATTCAACCAAGTTTAATTTGGTGAATCCTCAGCTACGCAACACAATTGCTGTGCCTGTGGGAGGATGGGCTGTCATCAGATTCCAGGCAAACAATccag GGGTATGGTTTGTGCATTGCCATATAGAAGATCATGTGCCATGGGGACTAAACATGGCTTTTGAGGTTGAGAATGGACCAACTTCTTCAACTTCACTCCCTCCACCACCTTCTGATCTGCCTAAATGTTAA